A region from the Actinoplanes sp. OR16 genome encodes:
- a CDS encoding CoA-binding protein, with translation MRSAQQILAESKVIAVVGASRDPFKPAHTVPLQILRHGWRIIPVNPFVAEVFGVPTVPTLADLPEPVDLVNIFRPARDTPDIVRQAVAIKAPAVWLQSGIVSAEARKIAEEAGIDYVEDRCLAVERALGQLTRLD, from the coding sequence ATGCGGAGCGCTCAGCAGATCCTGGCCGAGTCGAAGGTGATCGCCGTCGTCGGCGCCTCCCGTGACCCGTTCAAGCCGGCCCACACGGTGCCACTGCAGATCCTCCGGCACGGCTGGCGCATCATCCCGGTCAACCCGTTCGTCGCCGAGGTGTTCGGCGTCCCCACCGTGCCCACCCTCGCCGACCTCCCCGAGCCGGTCGACCTGGTGAACATCTTCCGCCCCGCCCGCGACACGCCCGACATCGTCCGCCAGGCCGTCGCGATCAAAGCCCCGGCGGTCTGGCTGCAGAGCGGCATCGTCTCGGCCGAGGCGCGGAAGATCGCCGAAGAGGCCGGCATCGACTACGTGGAGGACCGCTGCCTGGCCGTCGAGCGAGCGCTGGGCCAGCTGACAAGACTCGACTGA
- a CDS encoding SDR family NAD(P)-dependent oxidoreductase, with the protein MVFDARSAGGSPSRRDATRPADGRPPRSGSDPATPGSPSSEPSGSSGPTGGSGPTGGSGPTGGSGPSGHERSTAPDMMEIVEAEIEESGEAPVTLRLDGKVALVTGAGSPDGIGYATARRLRNLGARVAIVSTTRRIHERASELGVTGFVADLTDESEVGALADAIADQLGDVEVLVNNAGLASRTSPEVLRPVAQLTLDEWKAEIDRNLSTAFLCSRAFIGGMSERGWGRIVNLAATAGPVNALPTEAAYAAAKAGVVGLTRALAMELVADGVNVNCVAPGTIYTAASTVTEIKQGLGTPIGRPGTPDEVAAAVAFLCSPAASYITGQMLVVDGGNSVREAQFR; encoded by the coding sequence ATGGTCTTCGACGCCCGTTCCGCCGGGGGCAGTCCGTCCCGACGCGACGCCACCCGCCCAGCAGATGGCCGTCCACCCCGATCCGGCTCCGACCCGGCCACCCCCGGCTCCCCGAGTTCTGAGCCTTCCGGGAGTTCCGGGCCCACCGGGGGTTCCGGTCCCACCGGGGGTTCCGGTCCCACCGGGGGTTCTGGGCCTTCCGGGCACGAACGGTCGACAGCGCCCGACATGATGGAAATCGTGGAAGCGGAGATCGAAGAAAGCGGCGAAGCGCCGGTCACCCTGCGCCTGGACGGGAAGGTCGCGCTCGTCACCGGCGCCGGCAGCCCCGACGGCATCGGATACGCGACTGCCCGTCGCCTGCGCAACCTCGGCGCCCGGGTCGCGATCGTCTCGACGACCCGGCGGATCCACGAACGGGCCTCCGAGCTCGGCGTGACCGGGTTCGTCGCGGACCTGACCGACGAGTCCGAAGTCGGTGCCCTCGCCGACGCCATCGCGGACCAGCTCGGCGACGTCGAAGTGCTGGTCAACAACGCGGGGCTGGCCAGCCGTACCAGCCCGGAAGTCCTGCGACCCGTCGCCCAGCTCACCCTGGACGAGTGGAAGGCCGAAATCGATCGGAACCTGAGCACCGCCTTCCTGTGCAGCCGTGCCTTCATCGGCGGCATGTCGGAACGCGGCTGGGGCCGCATCGTCAACCTGGCCGCCACCGCCGGTCCGGTGAACGCCCTGCCCACCGAGGCGGCCTACGCGGCAGCCAAGGCCGGCGTGGTCGGCCTGACCCGGGCGCTCGCCATGGAACTGGTCGCCGACGGCGTGAACGTCAACTGCGTCGCGCCCGGGACGATCTACACGGCCGCCTCCACGGTGACCGAGATCAAGCAGGGCCTGGGCACGCCCATCGGCCGCCCCGGAACCCCCGACGAGGTGGCCGCGGCGGTGGCGTTCCTGTGCTCGCCCGCAGCCTCCTACATCACCGGCCAGATGCTGGTCGTCGACGGCGGCAACAGCGTGCGCGAGGCCCAGTTCCGCTAG
- a CDS encoding DMT family transporter, translating to MRSLRQVGTASEGRHTALPPPGTVLALVVAVLAVSSSAPLIAFAAAPALAIAFWRNALATAVLTPVALTSRRAEVTGIIRGPLRREGIFCVLAGIALAAHFSTWMPAVQLGSVATATALVATQPVWQGLIAAAQGRRPSAAGWLGIGLAVAGAAWATGADIGVSGQAVLADVLALLGAMAAAVYTALGERARISLSTTTYTWICYGTCAAILVVVCLISGSSLSGYDAQTWAAILALVVGAQLLGHSMFNYALQHTSATAVSVLILLEVPGAALIAWWWLGQEPRQSSLPGLALLLAGVAVVIFGAARAGRSEPAPS from the coding sequence ATGCGCTCACTGCGTCAAGTCGGCACCGCCTCCGAGGGTCGGCACACGGCGCTTCCGCCGCCCGGAACCGTGCTCGCGCTGGTCGTGGCGGTGCTGGCGGTCTCGTCGTCGGCGCCACTGATCGCTTTCGCCGCGGCGCCGGCGCTCGCCATCGCGTTCTGGCGCAACGCGCTCGCCACGGCGGTGCTCACGCCGGTCGCCCTCACGTCACGCCGTGCCGAGGTGACCGGAATCATCCGGGGGCCGCTGCGCCGCGAAGGGATCTTCTGTGTGCTCGCCGGGATCGCCCTGGCCGCGCATTTCTCCACGTGGATGCCGGCGGTCCAGCTCGGTTCGGTCGCGACGGCCACCGCGCTGGTGGCGACGCAGCCGGTCTGGCAGGGCTTGATCGCGGCCGCGCAGGGGCGGCGTCCGTCCGCTGCCGGCTGGCTCGGCATCGGCCTCGCGGTGGCCGGCGCGGCCTGGGCCACCGGTGCTGACATCGGCGTTTCCGGTCAGGCGGTGCTCGCCGACGTGCTGGCACTGCTGGGCGCGATGGCCGCCGCGGTCTACACGGCTCTCGGTGAGCGGGCGCGGATATCGCTGTCGACGACGACGTACACCTGGATCTGCTACGGCACCTGCGCCGCGATCCTGGTGGTCGTCTGCCTGATCTCCGGGTCGTCACTGAGCGGATACGACGCACAGACCTGGGCGGCGATCCTGGCGCTGGTCGTGGGGGCACAGCTGCTCGGGCATTCGATGTTCAACTACGCGCTGCAGCACACGTCGGCGACGGCGGTCAGCGTGCTGATCCTGCTCGAAGTGCCGGGCGCGGCGCTGATCGCGTGGTGGTGGCTCGGGCAGGAGCCGCGGCAGAGTTCGCTGCCGGGGCTGGCGCTGCTCCTGGCCGGCGTCGCCGTGGTGATCTTCGGTGCGGCACGGGCCGGGCGGTCGGAGCCGGCGCCCTCTTAG
- a CDS encoding HAD family hydrolase, whose amino-acid sequence MPAYRAVVFDFFGTLTRSVQRGPQHADIARSLGADPEAVTGVLNRTFRARACGSFGSAEATLRWVIEQAGGRPRPDAIRAAMPARINALRADTRLRSDAVSALTAIRARGVRTAVISDCTHELPAFLPGLPVAPLLDAQIYSVELGICKPDPAIYLAACDRLGVAPQDCLYVGDGGSHELTGAAAVGMTPVKLIAPDLANHLVFDADTNFAGRTVRSLTDVLALLRHTPAMASSSSVR is encoded by the coding sequence ATGCCCGCATATCGTGCGGTCGTGTTCGACTTTTTCGGCACCTTGACCCGATCTGTCCAACGCGGCCCCCAGCACGCGGACATCGCCAGGTCGCTCGGTGCCGATCCGGAGGCCGTCACCGGCGTCCTGAACCGTACGTTCCGTGCACGCGCCTGCGGCAGCTTCGGCTCGGCCGAGGCGACGCTCCGCTGGGTGATCGAGCAGGCGGGAGGCAGGCCACGTCCGGACGCCATCCGCGCCGCGATGCCCGCCCGGATCAACGCCCTGCGTGCCGACACCCGGCTCCGCTCGGACGCGGTCAGCGCGCTCACCGCCATCCGGGCCCGGGGCGTGCGCACCGCCGTGATCAGTGACTGCACCCACGAACTTCCCGCCTTCCTGCCGGGCCTTCCGGTGGCGCCGCTGCTGGATGCACAGATCTACTCGGTCGAGCTCGGCATCTGCAAACCGGATCCCGCGATCTACCTCGCCGCCTGCGACCGTCTCGGCGTGGCGCCACAGGATTGCCTCTACGTCGGCGACGGCGGCAGCCACGAACTGACCGGCGCCGCTGCGGTCGGCATGACCCCGGTCAAGCTGATCGCCCCCGATCTCGCGAACCACCTGGTCTTCGACGCCGACACGAACTTCGCGGGCCGCACGGTCCGTTCCCTGACCGATGTCCTGGCATTGCTGCGGCACACACCGGCAATGGCTTCTTCCTCATCGGTACGGTGA
- a CDS encoding PhzF family phenazine biosynthesis protein codes for MSTVAYEIVDVFTDRPFAGNPLAVVFDAHHLATDQMQTLAREFNLAETIFVLPPRADGATYRVRIFTTKTELPFAGHPSVGAAVTLMRRGDFPAGRVVQECGVGLLPIEVTAAGSATLTGGALTLGDPLHAASLLDLLGLTASDSAAADLAAPRPAGCGLSWAFLPVRREALAAIELDAARAAREGVSGLAVFSWSAETREAHARVFVPGDAVWEDPATGSAALGLGVWLVAAGWLPGDGESAYRVHQGHEIRRPSLLECTVTAVAGEAKSATVAGHVCPIAKGEMTVPPFVG; via the coding sequence ATGTCCACCGTGGCGTACGAGATCGTCGACGTGTTCACCGATCGACCCTTCGCCGGCAACCCGCTCGCCGTCGTCTTCGACGCTCACCATCTCGCCACCGACCAGATGCAAACGCTGGCACGCGAGTTCAACCTGGCCGAGACGATCTTCGTACTTCCCCCGCGTGCCGATGGCGCAACCTACCGAGTGCGCATCTTCACGACCAAGACGGAACTACCCTTCGCCGGTCATCCGTCGGTGGGCGCAGCGGTGACCCTGATGCGCCGCGGCGACTTCCCGGCCGGTCGCGTGGTGCAGGAGTGCGGCGTCGGCCTGCTGCCGATCGAGGTCACCGCCGCGGGCTCGGCCACGCTGACCGGGGGAGCGCTCACTCTCGGCGATCCGCTGCACGCCGCGTCGCTCCTCGATCTCCTCGGCCTGACGGCCTCCGATTCCGCTGCCGCCGACCTCGCTGCCCCACGTCCGGCCGGGTGCGGCTTGAGCTGGGCATTTCTCCCTGTACGCCGGGAAGCGCTAGCGGCGATCGAGCTGGACGCCGCACGAGCGGCGCGCGAAGGCGTCAGCGGCCTGGCCGTCTTCTCCTGGTCGGCGGAGACCCGGGAAGCTCACGCGCGCGTCTTCGTACCCGGCGATGCCGTCTGGGAGGACCCCGCGACCGGTTCGGCGGCCCTCGGCCTGGGCGTCTGGCTGGTGGCGGCCGGCTGGCTGCCCGGCGACGGCGAGTCCGCCTACCGCGTCCACCAGGGCCACGAGATCAGACGCCCGTCACTCCTGGAGTGCACGGTGACAGCGGTAGCCGGCGAGGCGAAGTCAGCGACAGTGGCAGGCCACGTCTGCCCGATCGCCAAGGGCGAGATGACGGTCCCACCCTTCGTAGGCTGA
- a CDS encoding magnesium transporter MgtE N-terminal domain-containing protein: MTMGTRVYLARLAGLPVFDPNGDRVGRVRDAVVRLRTTNRPPQIVGLVAEMALRRRIFLPIGRVTSMDAESIVLSTGTLNLRRFEKRPNELLALEDLLDRRVTVVPEHGEGPDHTGIVVDIAMELHRSTEWLVTRVAVREHTGRLARRGHVFQADYSRVRGLIGPTDTQGTSSLLALLDQMRPADMANALQDLPDARRLEVAAALSDRKLADVLEELPEHDQVEILARLDRERAADVLERMDPDDAADLLAELPKAEQIVLLDLMEPEEAAPVRQLMNYRPGTAGSVMTSEPVILTPDTTVAEALARIREPELSPVIAAQVFVARAPSATPTGKYLGMVHFQKLLREPPSSIVGGLVDSGIEPLKTETGLLEITRRMATYDLIAMPVVDSVHRLLGAVTVDDVLDHSLPRDWRDRDAQEEASE, translated from the coding sequence GTGACCATGGGGACGAGGGTTTATCTGGCTCGCCTCGCCGGATTGCCGGTGTTCGACCCCAACGGCGATCGAGTCGGCCGGGTTCGGGACGCGGTGGTGCGCCTGCGGACCACGAACCGGCCGCCGCAGATCGTCGGGCTGGTCGCCGAGATGGCGCTGCGCCGCCGGATCTTCCTGCCGATCGGGCGGGTCACCAGCATGGACGCCGAGTCGATCGTGCTGAGCACCGGCACGCTGAACCTGCGGCGGTTCGAGAAACGGCCGAACGAGCTGCTCGCCCTGGAGGATCTGCTGGACCGGCGGGTCACCGTGGTGCCGGAGCACGGCGAGGGGCCGGACCACACCGGCATCGTCGTCGACATCGCCATGGAGTTGCACCGGAGCACCGAATGGCTGGTCACCCGGGTGGCGGTCCGTGAGCACACCGGGCGGCTGGCGCGGCGCGGCCACGTGTTCCAGGCCGACTACAGCCGGGTGCGAGGGCTGATCGGGCCGACCGACACCCAGGGCACGTCCAGCCTGCTGGCGCTGCTCGACCAGATGCGCCCGGCCGACATGGCGAACGCGCTGCAGGACCTGCCGGACGCGCGACGCCTCGAGGTGGCCGCCGCGCTGAGCGACCGCAAGCTGGCCGACGTGCTCGAGGAACTGCCCGAGCACGACCAGGTGGAGATCCTGGCCCGGCTCGATCGGGAACGCGCCGCCGACGTGCTCGAGCGGATGGACCCGGACGACGCCGCCGACCTCCTCGCCGAGCTGCCGAAAGCCGAGCAGATCGTGCTCCTCGACCTGATGGAGCCGGAAGAGGCGGCGCCGGTCCGGCAGCTGATGAACTACCGCCCCGGGACCGCCGGCAGCGTGATGACCTCGGAGCCGGTGATCCTCACCCCGGACACCACCGTCGCTGAGGCGCTCGCCCGGATCCGGGAGCCCGAGCTCTCCCCGGTCATCGCCGCGCAGGTCTTCGTGGCCCGGGCGCCGAGCGCCACACCGACCGGGAAGTACCTCGGCATGGTCCACTTCCAGAAGCTGCTCCGGGAGCCGCCGTCGTCGATCGTGGGCGGGCTGGTGGACAGCGGCATCGAGCCGTTGAAGACCGAGACCGGGCTGTTGGAGATCACCCGGCGGATGGCGACCTACGACCTCATCGCGATGCCCGTGGTCGACTCGGTGCACCGCCTGCTCGGGGCGGTGACGGTGGACGACGTCCTGGACCATTCGCTGCCCCGGGACTGGCGTGATCGGGACGCCCAGGAGGAGGCTTCGGAATGA